The following coding sequences are from one Canis lupus baileyi chromosome 23, mCanLup2.hap1, whole genome shotgun sequence window:
- the CCDC179 gene encoding coiled-coil domain-containing protein 179 codes for MCLCCTEDDAIQVNPVSAQGPPSPWGPVIPTIRKGQDGSILRKSLQGRDKRIENMKNIRKEKRKFNKRFARPAPLPEPGLLWT; via the exons ATGTGCCTGTGCTGCACAGAAGATGATGCCATCCAAGTGAACCCCGTGAGTGCCCAGGGCCCCCCTTCGCCCTGGGGCCCTGTGATTCCCACCATCAG GAAGGGCCAAGATGGCAGCATCCTTCGGAAGTCACTGCAAGGCAG AGATAAACGCATTGAGAATATGAAAAAcataaggaaagagaagaggaaatttaaTAAACGGTTTGCAAGACCTGCTCCTCTTCCAGAACCAGGACTCCTA